One part of the Acidobacteriota bacterium genome encodes these proteins:
- a CDS encoding ammonium transporter, which produces MTRQSLLSQLLPAAAVYRRGDTGAPWSIGHKRLYAGAAAATILLFAPRAAWAQELSSGDTAWMLTSSVLVLFMTIPGLSLFYAGLVRAKNVLSVMMQCFAITCMVTILWTVYVYGLAFGDGGGLNAFVGVGKFFLSDVGVDTVSGTIPETVFQMFQLTFAIITPALMVGAFAERMKFSSMMVFMALWVSIVYAPVAHWVWGGGWLGEMGVLDFAGGTVVHINAGVAALVLCIVLGGRQGFPGTPMPPNSLVLTVVGASMLWVGWFGFNAGSQLAADGVAGMAMAVTHIATATAGFAWMLAEWMRHGKPSVLGIATGAVAGLVAITPASGFVGPIGALAIGAASGICCFYASSNLKRALGYDDSLDVFGVHGVGGFVGAILTGVFAAQAFGGSGLDSGIGPQLWLQFVGAAATIVYSAVVTLVLIKLVDAMMGIRVTAEEESVGLDISLHDERGFTL; this is translated from the coding sequence ATGACAAGACAATCGCTGCTGTCGCAGCTGCTGCCGGCGGCGGCAGTTTACCGCCGCGGCGACACGGGTGCGCCATGGTCCATTGGCCATAAGAGACTGTACGCCGGCGCCGCGGCCGCCACCATTCTGCTGTTCGCGCCGCGAGCCGCCTGGGCGCAGGAACTGAGCTCCGGCGACACCGCCTGGATGCTGACTTCAAGCGTCCTGGTACTCTTCATGACCATTCCGGGGCTTTCCCTCTTCTACGCGGGCCTGGTCCGCGCCAAGAATGTCCTGTCCGTGATGATGCAGTGCTTCGCCATCACCTGCATGGTGACCATTCTGTGGACGGTGTACGTCTACGGTCTGGCGTTCGGGGATGGCGGAGGGCTCAATGCGTTCGTCGGAGTCGGGAAGTTCTTCCTCTCGGACGTCGGGGTCGACACCGTCTCGGGAACGATCCCGGAAACCGTCTTTCAGATGTTCCAGCTCACCTTTGCGATCATCACGCCTGCGCTGATGGTCGGCGCGTTCGCCGAGCGCATGAAGTTCTCGTCGATGATGGTCTTCATGGCGCTCTGGGTGAGCATCGTGTACGCCCCGGTCGCCCACTGGGTCTGGGGCGGCGGCTGGCTCGGCGAGATGGGCGTGCTCGACTTCGCCGGCGGCACCGTTGTTCACATCAACGCCGGCGTGGCGGCGCTGGTGCTATGCATCGTCCTAGGGGGGAGGCAGGGCTTCCCGGGAACGCCGATGCCACCCAACAGCCTGGTGCTGACGGTGGTGGGCGCCTCGATGCTCTGGGTCGGCTGGTTCGGCTTCAATGCCGGTAGCCAACTGGCGGCGGACGGCGTTGCCGGTATGGCCATGGCGGTAACCCACATCGCCACCGCCACCGCCGGCTTCGCCTGGATGCTCGCGGAGTGGATGCGCCACGGGAAGCCGAGCGTCCTGGGAATCGCCACCGGCGCGGTCGCCGGCCTCGTCGCCATCACGCCGGCGTCCGGATTCGTCGGACCGATCGGCGCACTGGCAATCGGTGCGGCGTCAGGGATCTGCTGTTTCTACGCTTCGAGCAACCTGAAACGCGCCTTGGGCTACGACGATTCGCTCGACGTCTTCGGTGTCCACGGCGTGGGTGGGTTCGTGGGCGCGATCCTCACCGGCGTCTTCGCGGCCCAGGCGTTTGGCGGCTCGGGCCTCGACAGCGGCATTGGCCCGCAACTCTGGCTGCAGTTTGTCGGGGCCGCGGCAACGATCGTCTACAGCGCGGTCGTGACGCTGGTCCTCATCAAGCTGGTCGATGCCATGATGGGGATTCGCGTAACCGCCGAAGAGGAATCCGTCGGTCTCGACATTTCGCTGCACGACGAGCGCGGATTCACGCTGTAG
- a CDS encoding SpoIIE family protein phosphatase, with amino-acid sequence MALERREYSLWPGVTSWPVAVLLAGSAAKLLLLPFSGNTLVAWFDNAASIALAVGLGSIILTLLVRLQRRLLWRVRRKLFLSYIFIGFVPVLLLMAFFAVAWTMSVLLTSTDLVRRELASITADAQIAAGGLGVRLSRGMPPEPALAGVRRAGGRRYEGMSAVMLGLADGELPGVAGPWGHARRPDRLPSWIGSEDFAGLVTLGADYAPVVRAVAMVDRADVRAIVVDIPLDENVLQRIEVSTGVRMDAVGSDAANPGAAGLVIPSVSGLSGVGLWDAVDWESGEARTINRPIRITPAAFYARLFGTVDLSDPVAAHSTFLLLLAVIGGLFLVIEVAALVMGGALAKSITGSVHELFTGTGRVRRGDFTHRIRITSGDQLGDLAESFNSMTASIENLMHQAAEKKRLEEELRIARQIQMSLLPRDALSIPGLTITALCRPAREVGGDYYDVIRLGERRLGILVADVSGKGASAALYMAELKGLILSLGQIYESPRKLLKETNRIMAGTLDARSFITMLYAVVDLEARTLTYARAGHTPLFYASSNGGAGADSFEVRVLAPDGLVLGLAGLEEQFNSLIEQHRLSIREGDVAVLFTDGVSEAMNEANDLFGEKRLQHVIAENAHLPPDGLREQVLRAVESFVGTADQHDDMTMVLLRIDDVGPSSSSEPLPAAVSTPETGRV; translated from the coding sequence ATGGCACTCGAACGGAGGGAGTATTCGCTCTGGCCGGGCGTTACATCCTGGCCGGTGGCGGTGCTGCTGGCCGGCTCGGCCGCCAAGCTTCTCCTGCTGCCGTTCAGCGGCAATACGTTGGTCGCCTGGTTCGATAACGCCGCGTCGATCGCCCTGGCCGTCGGTCTCGGGTCGATCATCCTGACGCTTCTGGTCCGCCTTCAGCGCCGCCTGCTCTGGCGGGTCCGCCGGAAGCTGTTCCTTTCGTACATCTTCATCGGATTCGTGCCGGTCCTTCTGCTGATGGCGTTTTTCGCAGTCGCCTGGACGATGTCGGTGCTTCTGACGAGTACCGATCTTGTGCGCCGGGAACTCGCGAGCATCACCGCCGACGCGCAGATTGCCGCAGGCGGGCTAGGCGTTCGGTTGTCACGAGGGATGCCTCCGGAGCCAGCGCTGGCAGGCGTGCGACGGGCTGGGGGTCGGCGGTACGAAGGCATGTCGGCCGTGATGCTCGGATTGGCGGATGGAGAGTTGCCAGGCGTAGCCGGTCCCTGGGGGCACGCGCGACGGCCGGACCGACTGCCGTCCTGGATCGGGTCGGAGGACTTCGCCGGCCTGGTGACCCTGGGGGCGGACTACGCTCCGGTTGTTCGCGCCGTAGCGATGGTTGACCGCGCGGACGTGCGGGCGATCGTCGTGGACATCCCGCTTGACGAGAATGTCCTGCAGCGCATCGAAGTCTCCACCGGCGTGAGGATGGATGCGGTCGGTTCGGACGCGGCGAACCCAGGTGCCGCCGGTCTTGTGATCCCTTCCGTCAGCGGCCTGTCGGGGGTTGGCCTCTGGGATGCAGTGGATTGGGAGAGCGGCGAGGCGCGAACCATCAACCGCCCGATCCGGATCACGCCCGCGGCGTTTTATGCGCGCCTGTTCGGAACTGTCGATCTGAGCGATCCCGTCGCAGCACACTCGACGTTCCTGTTGCTGCTTGCCGTAATTGGAGGCCTCTTTCTCGTCATCGAAGTGGCTGCTCTGGTGATGGGTGGCGCCTTGGCCAAGTCGATAACCGGATCCGTACACGAGCTCTTCACTGGCACCGGCCGGGTCCGACGCGGCGACTTCACCCATCGCATCCGAATTACGTCGGGCGATCAGCTCGGTGACCTCGCCGAGTCGTTCAACTCGATGACTGCGAGTATCGAGAATCTCATGCATCAGGCGGCGGAGAAGAAACGACTGGAGGAAGAACTGCGCATCGCGCGCCAGATTCAGATGTCCCTTCTCCCGCGAGACGCGCTCTCGATTCCCGGTCTGACGATCACCGCGCTGTGCCGACCGGCACGAGAAGTGGGAGGTGACTACTATGACGTCATACGGCTTGGCGAGCGCCGCCTCGGCATCCTCGTGGCCGACGTGTCGGGCAAGGGGGCGTCGGCCGCGCTCTACATGGCAGAGCTCAAGGGACTGATCCTGAGTCTGGGACAGATCTATGAATCGCCCCGCAAGCTGTTGAAGGAAACCAATCGGATCATGGCAGGCACGCTCGACGCGCGCAGCTTCATAACAATGCTCTACGCCGTGGTCGACCTCGAAGCCCGGACCCTGACCTACGCGCGCGCGGGCCACACGCCGCTCTTCTACGCGTCTTCGAACGGCGGAGCAGGCGCCGACTCGTTCGAAGTCCGCGTTCTGGCTCCGGATGGCCTCGTGCTGGGTTTGGCCGGGTTGGAAGAGCAGTTCAACAGCTTGATCGAACAGCACCGTCTCAGCATTCGGGAGGGCGATGTCGCCGTGCTCTTCACCGATGGCGTCAGCGAAGCCATGAACGAGGCCAACGACCTGTTCGGCGAGAAGCGCCTGCAGCACGTGATCGCCGAGAACGCGCATCTTCCGCCGGACGGACTGCGCGAGCAGGTCCTACGGGCCGTCGAGTCGTTCGTGGGTACTGCGGATCAGCATGACGACATGACGATGGTGCTGCTTCGTATCGACGATGTCGGCCCGTCATCCAGTTCGGAGCCGCTGCCCGCCGCGGTGTCGACGCCAGAGACGGGTCGTGTCTGA
- a CDS encoding DUF368 domain-containing protein translates to MVLGADLIVRSVVGGAFMGLANLVPGISGGTMLLAVGIYPQFISGVAEVSTLRLRPAVLVMLASVGCAAVLAVAGGAGLIAAALDRSPWAMYSLFIGLTLGGVPMLWAAVRPLDATIVLNATTAIIMMALLAVIDPESFGHGGASGLSAVLLLVLAGAAGGAAMILPGVSGAYLLLILGQYRTIVDAVATAADAGRSADIAAVLTTANVLAPVAVGVGVGIVGVSNIVKLLLARHERATLGFLLGLLLGAVIGLWPFGDATPTPWQASAALTLVATGFLCSWGISYLGQVKRNASTR, encoded by the coding sequence ATGGTGCTCGGTGCGGACTTGATCGTCCGCAGCGTCGTTGGCGGCGCGTTCATGGGTCTGGCCAATCTCGTCCCTGGGATCTCGGGCGGGACGATGCTGCTTGCGGTGGGTATCTACCCGCAGTTCATAAGCGGCGTGGCCGAAGTATCAACTCTCCGCCTCCGGCCGGCCGTGCTGGTGATGCTCGCCTCGGTCGGATGCGCCGCGGTGCTCGCCGTGGCGGGTGGCGCGGGACTGATCGCCGCAGCGCTCGATCGATCACCCTGGGCCATGTACAGCCTCTTCATCGGCCTCACCCTCGGCGGCGTACCAATGCTGTGGGCCGCCGTACGGCCGCTGGACGCAACGATCGTGCTGAACGCGACCACCGCCATCATCATGATGGCGCTGCTCGCGGTGATCGACCCCGAGAGTTTCGGGCATGGAGGCGCGTCAGGCCTGTCGGCCGTGCTGTTGCTCGTGTTGGCGGGAGCGGCGGGCGGCGCGGCGATGATCCTGCCCGGCGTGTCCGGCGCCTACCTGCTACTGATACTGGGACAGTACCGAACCATAGTGGATGCCGTGGCGACTGCGGCGGACGCTGGACGATCGGCAGACATCGCGGCCGTGCTGACAACCGCGAACGTGCTGGCTCCGGTGGCGGTCGGCGTCGGGGTGGGCATTGTCGGCGTGAGCAACATCGTCAAGCTCCTGCTCGCCCGCCACGAACGCGCAACCCTCGGTTTCCTGCTCGGCCTCCTTCTGGGCGCCGTCATCGGCCTGTGGCCGTTCGGCGACGCCACGCCAACCCCGTGGCAGGCGAGCGCCGCCCTCACGCTGGTCGCGACCGGTTTCCTCTGCTCCTGGGGGATTTCGTACCTGGGCCAGGTCAAGCGGAACGCGTCGACTCGCTGA
- a CDS encoding P-II family nitrogen regulator: protein MKLVIAIIRPHIVDDVRDALLALGVNALTATEVKGYGRQKGHKEMYRGAEYSIDFVPKTKVEIVVDDDKCDAVIEAITTAARSGQIGDGKLFVVDIGQAIRIRTGETGPSAL from the coding sequence ATGAAACTGGTCATCGCGATCATCAGACCCCACATCGTCGACGATGTACGCGACGCGCTGCTTGCCTTGGGTGTCAACGCGCTCACGGCAACCGAGGTGAAGGGCTACGGCCGCCAGAAGGGACACAAGGAGATGTACCGCGGCGCCGAGTACTCCATCGACTTCGTTCCGAAGACGAAAGTCGAAATAGTGGTGGACGACGACAAGTGCGACGCCGTCATCGAAGCGATTACCACTGCGGCCCGCAGCGGCCAGATCGGTGACGGCAAGCTGTTCGTCGTGGATATTGGGCAGGCGATCCGAATCCGGACTGGCGAAACAGGTCCGAGCGCGCTCTGA
- a CDS encoding adenylosuccinate synthase: protein MVATGNLAVLGAQWGDEGKGKIVDLLAPAFAIVARSQGGHNAGHTVFVEGDQFILHLIPSGILHPGVTCVIGNGVVVDPTALFAEIDELHGRGIDTDGRLLVSNRAHVILPYHRHLEAASEDRLGAHRIGTTSRGIGPSYEQKAARSGVRIGDLADSSSGGRLTALVRSNVEVRNRAVPGTPLDWRTVRDAAAGAWPRLASRVVDTSRYLHDAIAAGRPVLFEGAQGAMLDVDHGTYPYVTSSNATIGGVCTGLGVGPRAIGHVLGIAKAYTTRVGEGPLPTELNGDAADRLRELGREYGASTGRPRRCGWFDAVAVRYAVRVNGIESLAVTKLDVLDQVDSLQVCTGYRCNGRLLDDPPGDVALLGACVPVYETLAGWSGEGTTAGVRNEADLPTAACAYLERLETLIGVPIAIISTGSDRRDTIVRTDTPVARHLGA, encoded by the coding sequence ATGGTCGCAACAGGGAATCTCGCCGTGCTTGGCGCCCAGTGGGGTGACGAGGGAAAGGGGAAGATCGTCGATCTCCTCGCACCGGCGTTCGCCATCGTGGCCCGGTCCCAGGGAGGCCACAACGCTGGCCACACGGTCTTTGTCGAAGGCGACCAGTTCATTCTTCACCTGATCCCGTCCGGAATCCTGCACCCGGGCGTCACCTGCGTAATCGGTAACGGCGTCGTGGTCGACCCCACGGCGCTCTTCGCCGAGATCGACGAACTGCACGGGCGCGGAATCGACACCGACGGCCGCCTCCTGGTGAGCAACCGGGCCCATGTCATCCTCCCGTATCACCGGCATCTTGAGGCCGCGTCCGAGGATCGATTGGGTGCGCATCGGATCGGGACGACGTCGCGCGGAATCGGTCCGAGCTATGAGCAGAAGGCGGCCAGAAGCGGGGTACGCATTGGCGATCTTGCGGACAGTAGCAGCGGGGGCCGGCTCACGGCGCTGGTTCGGTCCAATGTCGAGGTGCGCAACCGTGCCGTCCCCGGTACGCCGCTGGACTGGCGCACCGTACGTGATGCGGCAGCCGGTGCGTGGCCCCGACTTGCGTCACGCGTCGTCGACACGTCCCGCTATCTGCATGATGCGATTGCGGCGGGCCGGCCCGTCCTTTTCGAAGGGGCGCAGGGCGCGATGCTCGACGTCGACCATGGCACGTATCCGTATGTGACTTCCTCGAACGCAACGATCGGTGGTGTCTGTACCGGGCTGGGGGTAGGACCCCGCGCGATCGGCCACGTGCTGGGAATCGCCAAGGCATACACGACGCGGGTCGGCGAGGGCCCACTCCCGACCGAACTGAACGGGGACGCGGCGGATCGCCTGCGTGAGCTTGGACGCGAATACGGCGCCTCGACCGGCCGCCCGCGCCGTTGCGGCTGGTTCGATGCCGTGGCGGTTCGTTACGCGGTGCGGGTGAATGGCATTGAATCGCTTGCGGTAACGAAACTGGATGTGCTCGATCAGGTGGATTCTCTGCAGGTCTGTACCGGCTACCGCTGCAACGGACGGTTGCTGGACGATCCGCCGGGCGATGTCGCGCTTCTCGGCGCTTGCGTGCCGGTGTACGAGACTTTGGCCGGCTGGTCGGGCGAAGGAACGACGGCTGGAGTTCGGAACGAGGCAGACTTGCCGACTGCCGCGTGCGCTTACCTCGAGCGGCTTGAAACGTTGATCGGCGTGCCGATCGCGATCATCTCGACCGGGTCGGACCGACGCGACACAATCGTCCGAACCGACACGCCCGTCGCTCGACATCTTGGTGCGTAA
- a CDS encoding ABC transporter permease, which produces MSELASARVRHPFVELTRTRVLLLVREPEMIFWVFVFPILMALALGLAFDRPGEAAAAPGYRYVDWLIPGLLGMNIMGTGIWGIGFQIVTQRSRKLLKRMMATPMQRAHYLGSFVVARLVLLALEVAALVGVAWLIFDIPIEGSLVTLALVALVGAMAFGGIGLLTAARPRTIEGVSGIMNVVMAPMWIASGVFFAASNFPDPLQPFIQAMPLTALVDALRGVMLHGDGLRTIGFELLILLAWTSGSFVLALRLFRWR; this is translated from the coding sequence ATGAGTGAACTGGCCAGCGCGCGGGTACGGCATCCGTTCGTCGAACTGACGAGAACCCGGGTGCTGCTGCTGGTGCGTGAGCCGGAGATGATCTTCTGGGTCTTCGTCTTTCCGATCCTGATGGCTCTCGCTCTTGGCCTGGCGTTCGACAGACCGGGCGAAGCGGCGGCGGCGCCCGGCTACCGGTACGTCGACTGGTTGATCCCGGGACTTCTCGGGATGAACATCATGGGGACCGGAATCTGGGGCATCGGCTTCCAGATCGTGACGCAGCGCTCGCGCAAGCTGCTGAAGCGGATGATGGCGACGCCCATGCAACGCGCTCACTATCTCGGGTCGTTTGTAGTGGCTCGGCTGGTGCTGCTCGCCCTGGAGGTGGCAGCCCTGGTGGGCGTCGCGTGGTTGATCTTCGACATTCCGATAGAAGGGTCGCTGGTCACGTTGGCTCTGGTCGCGCTTGTCGGGGCGATGGCCTTCGGAGGAATAGGTCTTCTGACCGCGGCGCGCCCGCGGACGATCGAAGGGGTGTCGGGAATCATGAACGTCGTGATGGCCCCGATGTGGATTGCGTCGGGCGTGTTCTTCGCCGCCTCGAACTTTCCCGATCCGCTGCAGCCCTTCATTCAGGCCATGCCTCTGACCGCGCTCGTCGACGCGTTGCGCGGTGTCATGCTGCACGGCGATGGACTCCGCACCATCGGCTTCGAACTGCTGATCCTGCTTGCCTGGACCAGCGGGAGTTTCGTTCTGGCGCTACGCCTGTTCCGCTGGAGGTGA
- a CDS encoding ABC transporter ATP-binding protein — MTSDTRDLAVACRGLVKRYGDVVAVAGLDLDIRRGECFGLLGPNGAGKTTTVEMLEGILVPDAGEIRVLGSTWGKGSQALRARLGIHLQDAQLDEKLSVEETLQLFRTFYPHGRRVGDVLRLLELEAKRTSWVSTLSGGQRQRLAVGCALVGNPDLLFLDEPTTGLDPQSRRQLWALLERFRAEGGTIVLTTHYMDEAEVLCDRLVIIDHGRVIAQGSPDELIESIGVPHVTKPKPPRATLEDVFVALTGHHLRDE; from the coding sequence ATGACCAGCGACACAAGGGATCTGGCGGTGGCGTGCCGCGGTCTCGTCAAGCGCTACGGCGACGTTGTCGCCGTAGCCGGGCTCGATCTCGACATCCGCCGTGGCGAGTGCTTCGGCCTTCTCGGACCGAATGGCGCCGGAAAGACCACCACCGTCGAGATGCTCGAGGGCATACTCGTGCCGGACGCTGGAGAGATTCGCGTTCTGGGCTCGACATGGGGGAAAGGCAGCCAGGCCCTGCGTGCGCGGCTCGGAATTCACCTTCAGGATGCCCAACTCGACGAGAAGCTGTCGGTGGAGGAAACGCTCCAGCTGTTCCGTACCTTCTACCCTCACGGACGGAGGGTTGGCGACGTGCTCCGCCTGCTCGAGCTGGAAGCCAAGCGGACCAGTTGGGTCAGCACGCTCTCGGGCGGTCAGCGGCAGCGCCTTGCTGTCGGTTGCGCGCTGGTGGGCAACCCCGACTTGCTGTTTCTGGACGAACCGACAACCGGGCTCGATCCGCAGTCCCGCCGGCAGCTCTGGGCATTGCTCGAACGGTTTCGCGCGGAGGGCGGCACCATCGTGCTCACGACTCACTATATGGACGAGGCAGAGGTCCTCTGTGACCGCCTGGTGATCATCGACCACGGGCGCGTGATTGCTCAGGGGAGTCCGGACGAGCTGATCGAGTCGATCGGCGTGCCGCACGTGACGAAGCCGAAGCCGCCCCGGGCGACGCTCGAGGACGTCTTCGTGGCCCTGACGGGTCACCACCTGCGTGATGAGTGA
- the rnc gene encoding ribonuclease III, whose product MSARHPVRSRCPPRCRRQRRVVSEHPDRDLTDLEARLGYAFSDRLLLERALTHRSYSHEVDLRETGDNELLEFLGDAVIGLVMSHVIHARWGGAGSPGDASQCKAMLVSRGTLSAMGARLALSDFLRLGRGEERSGGRTKASLIANAFEAVTGAVFLDGGYKAARRVLDRVYADLYDELLPRSPSAPLASVDGAGYRDPKSALQEWLQARGRSLPVYTVLDTSGPDHHKTFQVAVAIDGAPACTATGDSKKGAEQAAAREILRRLRAATEDGLSGLAPEPDSPQSISIRSTGGSGSKGVAPDSPDEGRS is encoded by the coding sequence ATGTCGGCCCGTCATCCAGTTCGGAGCCGCTGCCCGCCGCGGTGTCGACGCCAGAGACGGGTCGTGTCTGAACATCCGGACCGCGACCTTACCGATCTGGAAGCGCGGCTCGGCTACGCCTTCAGCGACCGGTTGCTGCTGGAGCGGGCGTTGACGCACCGATCGTACTCCCATGAAGTCGACTTGCGGGAAACCGGCGACAACGAGTTGCTCGAGTTCCTGGGCGATGCCGTGATCGGCCTGGTGATGTCGCACGTGATCCACGCAAGGTGGGGCGGGGCAGGGTCACCGGGCGATGCATCGCAGTGCAAGGCGATGCTGGTCTCGCGTGGCACGCTCTCGGCAATGGGAGCCCGGTTGGCGCTGTCGGACTTTCTGCGGCTGGGACGGGGTGAGGAACGCAGCGGCGGACGGACGAAAGCGTCGCTCATCGCCAACGCGTTCGAAGCAGTGACCGGCGCGGTTTTCCTCGACGGCGGATACAAGGCCGCTCGGCGGGTTCTCGATCGGGTGTATGCGGACCTGTACGACGAACTGCTTCCCCGGTCCCCGTCAGCACCTTTGGCGTCGGTCGACGGGGCCGGCTATCGCGATCCGAAGTCGGCGCTTCAGGAATGGTTGCAGGCGCGTGGTCGTTCGCTCCCGGTATACACCGTGCTGGACACGAGCGGTCCGGATCACCACAAGACATTTCAGGTCGCCGTCGCGATCGACGGGGCGCCGGCCTGTACCGCGACCGGAGACTCCAAGAAGGGAGCGGAGCAGGCAGCCGCGCGGGAAATACTGCGCCGCCTGCGCGCGGCCACCGAGGACGGGCTATCGGGCCTTGCCCCCGAACCGGACAGCCCTCAGTCGATCTCGATCAGGTCCACCGGCGGTTCGGGCAGCAAGGGCGTTGCGCCGGACTCCCCGGACGAGGGCAGGTCGTGA
- a CDS encoding divalent-cation tolerance protein CutA, producing MTQESAREAVVAWTTLPPETDATVFARVLVDERLAACVTCCGSVLSVYRWQGDVEQGDEQLVMIKTTRPRVDALRARVIDLHPYDTPEFIVVPVVDGAPDYLHWVSESTRSA from the coding sequence ATGACGCAGGAGAGTGCCAGGGAGGCGGTGGTGGCATGGACGACTCTGCCGCCCGAAACGGACGCGACCGTCTTCGCCCGCGTTCTTGTTGACGAACGCCTTGCCGCGTGCGTCACCTGTTGTGGCTCCGTCCTGTCGGTCTACCGCTGGCAGGGTGATGTCGAGCAGGGGGACGAGCAGCTCGTCATGATCAAGACGACGCGCCCGCGGGTCGATGCCCTTCGCGCGCGCGTGATCGACCTGCATCCGTACGACACACCGGAGTTCATCGTGGTTCCGGTAGTCGACGGAGCCCCGGACTACCTGCACTGGGTCAGCGAGTCGACGCGTTCCGCTTGA
- a CDS encoding M2 family metallopeptidase, with product MKGHRNAFAAACLGAAVLVACGGDGRPVPSAADAGVFLREAETRLLELRIAAEQAAWVQQNFISDETNALAAATNAELMGATIELASAAARFVGIELPEEAARKLTLLRTSLAAVAPSDPALQRELAGIQAEMEAAYGRGEYCPEEGRARSGRRGADGDDDCLDLPVLERILAESRDTDELIEVWEGWRSISVPLRRRYERFVEIANAGALELGFDDAGTMWRSAYDMPPDAFRGELNRLWDQVRPLYESLHCLVRAELGDAYGTAIVPPDGPIPAHLLGNMWAQSWGNVIDLVTPDDVGSGIDLTRQLERQDVDAIEMVRYGERFFSSLGFEPLPDTFWERSLFVQPADRDVVCHASAWNVDYDQDVRIKMCIEPTGEHFATIHHELGHTYYQRAYRRQDPLFRTGANDGFHEGIGDAIALSITPEYLVETELLNRVPRTAGDIPFLLRQALDKVAFLPFGLLVDQWRWQVFSGEVPPGRYTEAWWRLRESYQGVSPPTPRTEADFDPGAKYHVPANVPYARYFLAHILQFQFHRALCESAGVDGPLHRCSIYGSRAAGERLGALLRMGASRPWPDALEAIAGTREMDAGAILDYFAPLRVWLDEQNAGRACGW from the coding sequence ATGAAGGGACATCGGAACGCGTTTGCCGCCGCCTGCCTGGGCGCCGCAGTGCTTGTCGCGTGCGGCGGCGATGGCAGGCCGGTGCCGTCGGCGGCCGATGCCGGCGTCTTCCTCAGGGAAGCCGAGACACGATTGCTCGAGTTGCGCATCGCGGCCGAACAGGCAGCGTGGGTGCAACAGAATTTTATTTCCGACGAGACGAACGCGCTCGCCGCGGCGACGAACGCCGAGTTGATGGGGGCGACCATCGAGCTGGCATCGGCTGCCGCGCGCTTCGTGGGCATCGAGCTGCCTGAGGAGGCAGCCCGCAAGCTCACGTTACTCCGGACATCGCTTGCTGCAGTGGCACCGTCCGACCCGGCTCTGCAGCGGGAGTTGGCGGGCATCCAGGCTGAAATGGAGGCGGCGTACGGTCGGGGCGAATACTGCCCGGAGGAAGGCAGGGCGAGATCCGGCAGACGCGGGGCGGACGGGGATGACGACTGTCTCGACCTGCCAGTGCTGGAACGCATCCTGGCAGAGTCGCGCGATACGGATGAATTGATCGAGGTGTGGGAGGGATGGCGATCGATCTCGGTCCCGCTACGGCGCCGCTACGAACGGTTCGTCGAGATCGCCAACGCCGGAGCGCTTGAACTCGGCTTCGATGATGCGGGCACGATGTGGCGTTCGGCGTATGACATGCCACCCGATGCCTTCCGGGGCGAACTCAACCGGCTCTGGGACCAGGTTCGTCCGTTGTACGAATCCCTTCACTGCCTGGTCCGCGCGGAACTCGGCGATGCCTACGGAACAGCGATCGTGCCCCCGGACGGTCCCATTCCCGCGCACCTGCTCGGAAACATGTGGGCACAGAGCTGGGGCAATGTCATCGATCTGGTGACACCCGACGACGTCGGTTCGGGGATTGACCTGACACGGCAGTTGGAGCGTCAGGATGTCGACGCGATCGAAATGGTCCGCTACGGCGAGCGGTTCTTCAGTTCCCTCGGGTTCGAACCGTTGCCCGATACCTTCTGGGAGCGCTCGCTGTTCGTGCAGCCGGCGGATCGCGACGTCGTCTGCCACGCGAGCGCCTGGAACGTTGACTACGACCAGGACGTCCGGATCAAGATGTGCATTGAGCCGACGGGCGAGCACTTCGCGACGATCCACCATGAACTGGGCCACACGTACTACCAGCGGGCCTACAGGCGGCAGGATCCGCTCTTCCGAACGGGGGCGAACGATGGCTTCCACGAGGGCATCGGTGACGCGATCGCCCTGTCGATCACGCCGGAGTACCTCGTGGAAACGGAGTTGCTGAACCGTGTGCCGCGGACGGCGGGAGACATTCCGTTCCTGCTGCGGCAGGCGCTCGACAAGGTGGCATTCCTCCCGTTCGGCCTGCTGGTCGATCAGTGGCGGTGGCAGGTTTTCAGCGGCGAGGTGCCCCCCGGCAGATACACCGAGGCATGGTGGCGGCTCCGGGAGTCATACCAGGGAGTGAGCCCGCCGACGCCGCGGACCGAGGCTGATTTCGATCCGGGCGCGAAGTACCACGTTCCCGCCAACGTTCCCTACGCGCGCTACTTTCTGGCCCACATCCTGCAGTTTCAGTTCCACCGCGCCCTGTGCGAGTCGGCGGGGGTTGACGGCCCGTTGCATCGTTGCTCGATCTACGGCAGCCGGGCGGCAGGGGAGCGGCTCGGTGCACTGCTCCGTATGGGAGCGAGCCGTCCATGGCCGGACGCGCTAGAGGCGATTGCCGGCACCCGCGAGATGGACGCGGGCGCAATCCTCGACTACTTTGCGCCCCTCCGCGTCTGGTTGGACGAACAGAACGCCGGCCGCGCGTGCGGCTGGTAG